DNA sequence from the Glycine soja cultivar W05 chromosome 18, ASM419377v2, whole genome shotgun sequence genome:
CAACAATAATCTGGTTGGTTGTCTTTTATCACAAGAGGAGCTTCACTTGGAAGGGATGTGTACTTGAATACTCTTTAAACAGATACATTTTGTTCTCCAAAGTGCAAAGGAACCAGATTATATTAAATTGTAGAGTGTTTAGATTAAGTCCATATGTCAGCCCATCCGGTGACACcttgaaaaaaacaaatttaaagtaATCACCAAATCAAGTTTTGAGCTTAGTTTCATAAGGAGTAAAGTATGACAAGCGAATGTATGTAGTTTTAAGTATTCACCAGGAGCAGTCATTGAATTTGGAAAAGATATCAAGAAAACCAAACAGACAACAAATGTGAGAGTGGACTAAATATCCAATCCGAAATTCAGCCATCAACCGCAGTAGCACTGTATAACAATATATTCATTTGCTGAGATTTGTTGTTACTGTTGTCAAATAATATAGGTTAGACACTATCCATAAAGCTACCTGGTACTATATGCATGCTGCCATGACTGGAATCAATATTATAAACACCTTCCATGCAGCTTGAGACATCACAACAATATTTCCCAAGAGTTGAACCCAGATTGAGGGCAATTGCCCATACTACATTTGGAATGTTAGTGAGTGAAAGTGATACTCAAAGCAAACTACAGACTTTAAAAATATGGGTACAAACCGCAGTCCTTGACAATGCTGGCTGGCCAACAATGACCTGAAGTTCAGGCAAAACACCATATACTTTTTGGTAGTCCATAAAACACATGACCTCGACAATTGGCAGTTGTGCTGCAGTAACAAACCAATGCCAGGTTGAGGATGTCTCTGTAATTAAGATATGCAGTTATGGTCAATCTTTTCAAGCTTGCATAATTGGGACTATCACCAGTAATCACCACATGAACAAATCCCATCTTTAAAGTGATGAAAACGGTTTGAATCCCTCACAATAATCTCCCTCTCAGTAATTTTGGATATGTACTTAGTTGCATTATGGCAATCACCACAAACCCGCAAGTTTTTAAATATCCTGATGGGACTTTTTGGTGGGGTACTGATAATTCCAAATACAATGGCCAGTCTCTCACTATGACTTGTCAAAATCTCCTCTTTCTCATCCTCCTCAACATCTTGTAGGACAAAACTATAGTCTGGAACATAACCAAGGCTCTTCATTTTGGCATTCAAAACCCTTAATTCCTCGTATATCTCTGCACATTGTGGATGGGATTGGTTCCCAGCATAAAAGACTTCAACTACACTACCTACTACAACAGAGCTCCATCCAGGAGTCTTCCTCAATCCCCTATCTCTGGCCAATGATCGTACTTTAACTGCTCCTTCCCATTTTCCAACATTAGCATAGATATTTGACAGCAAAACATAATAGCCAACATTCTCTGAATCAACTTCCAGTAAGCGATCAGAAGCAAAAGTACCCAATTCTGCATTTCCATGTATTCTACAAGCAGCAAGAAGAGTGCCCCAAATTGATGCATCTGCCTGTATAGGCATATTGCTTACTAAATTATATGCCTTCTCCAAATACCCAGCTCTGCCAAACAAATCCACCATGCAGCCATAATGCTTCAAATTAGGCTTGATCCTGTACTCTTTCTGCATCGTATCAAAGCACCATTGAGCCTCATCAACTAAACCAGAATGGCTACAAGCCGACAACAATGATACAAAGGTAATATGATCTGCCTTCACCCCATCAGCTCGCATATCCTTGAAAAGTTGCAAAGCTTTTTCTCCATGCCCATGAATCCCGAGAGAAGATATTATGGCATTCCAAGGAACTGATGTTTCCTGTGGAATTTCATAGAATAAGGACATCGCATCCTCTAACCTTCCACATTTTCCATACATGTCAATCAGGCAGGTAGCCACAAAGACATCCAAGAAGAGACAATTCTTGATTAGCCTCCCATGAATTTTCATTCCTTGCTGCAATGCTCCAACATGGGAATATGCTGGGAGAATGCTCACCCATGTCCCTTGGTTGGGGACTATCGTTCTACCCTCTTCCATCATGTTGTAAGCATCAATTGCTTCACTTGCAAGACCATTTTGAGCATAACCTGTGATCAAAGTGTTCCATGAAATAACATCTCTGCTAGGAAGCTGTTCAAAAACTGCACGTGCACAATCTATAGAACCCAATTTGGCATACATGTTAACAAGTGCATTACCAATCACAATGTCTACCTCAAGCCATCTACATCTCACAACAAATCCATGAACAGCCCTGCCAATCCTCCGATCACTTAACTGACCAAAAATTGAGGCCAAACTCACAACTGTCAACAGGTCAGGTCGCATTCCAACAAACAGCATCTCTTTAAAGAATCCAAGAGCAGTAACCGGATCATCATTCTGCTCATACGCAGCAATTATAGAATTCCAAGACACCAAATCCCTCACTTCCATGCCATCAAAAACCCTCTGTGCATCCTGCAGCCTACCAAACTTGGAATACATATTGATCAAAGCATTGCTAACAAACACATCACTTTCCAACCCGTGCTTTATCACATACAAATGAACCAACACCCCACCAACAACATCATTTGATTGCGCGCAAATCGGAAGCATGCTAGACACCGTAACAGTGTCCATCTTCACCTCCTCAGTCTTCATCCTATCCAAAACACGCAACGCCTCCGCCACATTCCCGTTCTGACAAAACCCGGAAATCATGGCATTCCAAGACCCCACATCGCGAACCGGCATATCAACAAACACCTTGTGGGCAACCTCAACAGCACCAAACCGCGAATACAAATGGATCAAAGAAGCAGCGACGTACACATCATGCTCAAAACCCATCTTCAAAACCCAGCAATGCATCTTCTCCCCATCAGCCAGACTCAGGCAGGCTTTCAACACAGGAGGGAAAGTGTAAAAGTCAGGTCTCACACCAGACAGGGACAACAACTCAGTGACACAATCCATGGAATCACGGTATCTCCCACGCCTAACATATGCAGACACCATCGAGTTCCATGAAAAAATGTTCTTTCTCTGAATGTGCTTAAATGTGGTGCTAGACAAGGAGAGGTCCCCGAGAGTGGCATACAGAGTAACAAGCTGGGTAAGCAAAACAACATCTTGAGCTTTACCCAACACCAGAAGAAGAGCGTGAAGCTGCTTGGCGACATTGATGTTGGTGCAAGAACGGAATACAAGGTTGAAATCGACGACAacgttgttgttcttgttgttcttgttgtcaGGGTCATGTGATATCTTGTGTTGCAAAGAAGATGAAAAGAAATGATAAATGCATGGTTGCTGCAATTGTAAAATGGGCTTGAAATTGCGTGGTGGCAAGCATTTAAGAAGAGAAAGCATTACAAAAGCTTTGAATAGTTTAGAACCGTTGACTGACTCGCGCCGCCTCGACGCTCTTCACACTTCGCCTTCGCTCGTTCTGTTCTTTTGAACGTGGGTCTCCTTCCGAGTTCTGAGACAAAGGAAGTGATTAGACCATTCGGGATTTCAAATAGGGATTttacatcatttttatttttcaaaattatatttttggactTTCAATTTATCTCCAATTTAAATTTTGGTCTCTCTATAAAATTATTGACTAATTTTGTCATCTTAATCTAATTATGTAATCTTGGTAATCTTGTCCCTAGGCATGTCAACATTCTTTTGTAACAGTGAACCGGGGACCAAAATTGCGtgattggataaaataaaaaaacaaaattcgtcaataattttaaagggaGACCAAAATCTAAATTGGAGATAAATTGGGAgatcaaatttgtaattttgcctttttttagaGTCTATAATACTTCACAGGATTGAAGATctctagaaatttttttataggcaaaattataaatttgatccctctatttgtttcaaaattcaattttaatccttatatattttaattcacgAATTTAGTTTTCAGTTTTTTTGCAATCATGTTATTCCAgtcttcaatttcaaaattgggtgttgattACTATTTGTCAACGTTGAGCATCACGTGTTACGCTTTTATTGGACATTGCCCACAAGTGTTGCGTTATTGGACGTTAATTTTGTGCACCTAATTAACATCAACCTTCAATGAAACGCGACACGTAATGGTCAACGTCCAATAAAAACGCGACATGTGACGGTCAACGTCCAATAAAAACACGAAATGTGGCAATCAAGGTAAGCAATTAACCCTCAACGTCCAATTTCAAGGTTGAGACTGAATTAACGGgatttgcaaaaaattgggagaCTAAATTCATTAACTAAATTATAGGGGTGCCAAAATCAAATTCTGAGATGAgatcaaatttacaattttacccatttttcttcctttagTAATAGATCTCATTTTGGAATAAGTTTTAATAGATCCCATATGActccatttttaaatattttattggaatatttattaaattaaacataattaattgagtaattaaatttattaataaatcatgtaagaaaaaaattataaatattaagaaataggaaaatggacatacatttaatttttatttatgactaaaatgttaaacaaataaaaaaatatataaatttgataaaaaaaaaatgcaacacattaatgtcaaagaaaaattaaattttattattgttgtgactaattttctttactttttcccTGTCATAGGAggagttttattaaaaataaataattatttttagataaaatgataaataataaattttattattttattaaaaataaaaataaaaattataatcataaatttaagttatatttaaaagtaaatcttataagtcaataaaaaaaattattttttaaacatttttatttgatcaaataattgtaaacttgtcaaaaaaaattaaaattaattaaaataacttgatgAACATATATGTAATATACTTTTATATAAACTCAAGAAACTTtatccaattaatttttttaagataatttctcattcaaaataagaaatatattaaattaataaaatattttttcattagtaagaataaaaaaatattcaaaatttataataactcagcctcgaatttatcatatttaattaactaaactagattataaagataatattaaatgtAAGAGCTTAATAAGTGGATGAAAATGACACataattgtttaaatttaatcaatgatgtaatttttttaaaaatgatatgatTTCTCTATAAAGATAAGGTAAGCAGCACTTTATCAGTACAGCTTTTATCTAATAAAAGTTAaactattatataaatattgtaaACGTATACCATTTTAATAGGTTGgttgttaaatttttatcaaatttttaatcaagtctctcaaacttttttttgtttaaattgacTTTCTgaaattgtatttttcttttaattaggtCTTTACTATGTCCAACAAgcacctaattaaaaaataaatataaattcaaaaacctaattaagaaacaaatagattatagatttacttaaaaattacaaacaatttAGAGACGTAATTAATAAGTTACCAACATTTGCATGTCAACGTTCTCACCCTACTTTGTTAAGTTCTTCAACCTGTTTAGAACCTGCAGGGATAGGAATATTGGTTTGCAGAAATtcataattacttttaattaggTCCTGAactatttaacattttaaatagattcctgattttttttttctgggtgTTTCAATTGAGTCCTTAaactaatttgttttttattagatCTCATaaggacctaattaaaaaaataaatacaagatATTGTGCATGTAGCTTAGAAAATTATACCAGGAATGATTTAATAGATTCATTCTTGTGGGTGAGCTATATCAtcaatagattttaaaaaaaaagtttcaacaTCAACAATTTAAGGCAACACTACAAGAATTTCTATGCTTAGAAGTAATTATTTCAACATTCACACCTTGACTGGTCTAGTGACATTTTATTGGTATAATGCAGTTGTATTAGAAATTAGAATTGGCCTAGAGTGGTAATTTCTTGTATACCTCTATTTAGCATAGAGTTTCCTAAGACATGAATACTTAAGAAGTGGATAATTTACAAGATCTATTGGATTCCATACAATTGATTTTTACTACAATTCAAAGCCATGAATTCTGACACAGGACTTAATACCTATGTTTGACATGAAGAAATGAAATGTTGGGCGCCAACAAACTTAATGtcattgaaaaataaaggcAATTGATGTTCCAATAAAGTTGCAAAAGTTTCCAATGATGCTTTTAGAAATGTTACAAGGAATAACAGTGAAAACAAATATACGAGAGGTGGCAGCAATAGGAGTAACCTTGCAATTTTGAAAGCGCAAAGAGTTTCTAGCGAACCAAATGAGAGAAATGGTATTGGCAATGCCCACTAAGGCAACATCTTGTAGTTGCGTATTCAAGAAGCTATCAAAGCAACTCGAAGGAGATAAGGCTGAGAGTGCTTTTTAACTTACCAACCAGCCAACTCCAAAGATAACTAGCAAAAGGGAAATGAAAAAACAAGTGATGAGTGGACTCAAGGAGTAGCACAAGATGTACtcagagaaaatattttagcccCCGATTGCTAGAACTTCATCTATGGACATTTTTGCTTGTGGAAAAATCTCCATAGAAGAATATACTTAGCAGGGGAAGAAGTAGCTGGGTTTCTGACCATCTCATCAAGAAAAGGAGCCTTAGGAATATCCACAGGGCAAATATTAACAGCTAGATCCTTAATTAGGTTCTCACATCTAAGGATTAGAAGCACAAGGTTAGAAGCCTCTAACAGCTAAGGGATAATTCAAAGACCTTGATTCTCCCAAAGATCATTCTCTTATCACAAGAAAGATAATTGCATTATCTCAACTGATCTTATCATCCTATACCAGACATGACCTATAAAGGTATGATTTCTACCTTAATCATCTTATATAGGTGATCtaaattgacaaaaataatctaaaatcatgatttatttacaaaacataaaatatgccacaatgaattatacaaaaagaattatatcAGTTCAAATCAGAAAGTAATCCCAGCCCATTATAACATATTAGATTCATCACAATTTAGGTCCGTTCATCTCATACTTTCACAAGAAAGCCAAAGGGTTTGTTCACCCAGTAACATAAATAGATATACAGTGGACATATGAACCATTAAATCACTTACTAATGGAAAATGATGTTCTGGTATAGATCCTATTTGGCATGGAAGACAAGGTTGATAATATTCAATTCACAACATGTTATCATGTAGCTTAGCCTAAATTAGACATCACCAACGACTGATTCACTTTTTGGAAATTGGCTTAACGAACTTTATTCCTTAATTAGGTTCTTATCCCACTTTAAAGATATTcctaaaaaatttgcaatacacCCTGATTCATGTCGTAACAGAAAACATCATTCAAGAATAAACACAAGCACCTATAGTGCAGGGCCGTATACTACTCGAGGCCTCTTTATGATGGAATTGGCGGGAaaaatccaacaacaacaaagcacAATGAGCAAGAAATCAATGAAACTCAATCAAGTcaaaaacaaaaccaatgaaatcaaacaactaaatgaaaaaaatcacaaattaacgaAAAAATGAAAGCATTCTGCAATGTATGAACCACCTTGagagttttaggaaaaaataagtgacattaactttaataaagtcatctaatgaaaaaatgacgggcaaaagaaaagttttaggAAAAAATTATGAGGAAACAATAAGTTATTTTACATGGAACTTGGAGATGGAACGTGTATTGGCTGGTGTACTGAGAGATCAAATGAATCTAGGCAACAAGGGCGACGAAGGTTGGAAAATGTCGACATTTAATGTTGCGGTCGCAGTGTTGTCTACAAGCTTCAATGTTAATGTCACATAAGATAATGTGAAAAATTGTATCAAATTATGGAGATCGTGGTATGGTATTGTAAGTGACATCCTTGACCAAAGTGGGTACGAAGCACATAATCACAGTcgagaatgaaaatgaattgCACTGTAAGTAAATTGGATTTgacttttttatattgttatttgttatGCAAAGCAA
Encoded proteins:
- the LOC114396702 gene encoding pentatricopeptide repeat-containing protein At4g33990 encodes the protein MLSLLKCLPPRNFKPILQLQQPCIYHFFSSSLQHKISHDPDNKNNKNNNVVVDFNLVFRSCTNINVAKQLHALLLVLGKAQDVVLLTQLVTLYATLGDLSLSSTTFKHIQRKNIFSWNSMVSAYVRRGRYRDSMDCVTELLSLSGVRPDFYTFPPVLKACLSLADGEKMHCWVLKMGFEHDVYVAASLIHLYSRFGAVEVAHKVFVDMPVRDVGSWNAMISGFCQNGNVAEALRVLDRMKTEEVKMDTVTVSSMLPICAQSNDVVGGVLVHLYVIKHGLESDVFVSNALINMYSKFGRLQDAQRVFDGMEVRDLVSWNSIIAAYEQNDDPVTALGFFKEMLFVGMRPDLLTVVSLASIFGQLSDRRIGRAVHGFVVRCRWLEVDIVIGNALVNMYAKLGSIDCARAVFEQLPSRDVISWNTLITGYAQNGLASEAIDAYNMMEEGRTIVPNQGTWVSILPAYSHVGALQQGMKIHGRLIKNCLFLDVFVATCLIDMYGKCGRLEDAMSLFYEIPQETSVPWNAIISSLGIHGHGEKALQLFKDMRADGVKADHITFVSLLSACSHSGLVDEAQWCFDTMQKEYRIKPNLKHYGCMVDLFGRAGYLEKAYNLVSNMPIQADASIWGTLLAACRIHGNAELGTFASDRLLEVDSENVGYYVLLSNIYANVGKWEGAVKVRSLARDRGLRKTPGWSSVVVGSVVEVFYAGNQSHPQCAEIYEELRVLNAKMKSLGYVPDYSFVLQDVEEDEKEEILTSHSERLAIVFGIISTPPKSPIRIFKNLRVCGDCHNATKYISKITEREIIVRDSNRFHHFKDGICSCGDYW